A genomic stretch from Pseudomonas mendocina includes:
- a CDS encoding XdhC family protein, with translation MDSADLNVLRSVLEWRRAGQRVILYSVVQTWGSAPRQPGAMLALRGDGVVIGSVSGGCIEDDLIARLNDGRLPEQGPAVQWVTYGVTKEEAARFGLPCGGTLRLVEERVDDYAWVEALLNRCEAHEIVARELNLETGEVRLTPAARTDSLQFDAHTLRAIYGPRWRLLLIGAGQLSRYVAEMARMLDFEVLVCDPREEFVHGWDERNGQFVPGMPDDAVLSIKADERTAIIALTHDPRLDDMALLTALDSPAFYVGALGSRRNSQRRRENLAQLGLSEAAISRLHGPIGLYIGSHTPAEIALSVMAEIVAIKNQVQSIQKNTQRAPEPQT, from the coding sequence ATGGACAGCGCTGATCTGAATGTCCTGCGCAGCGTGCTGGAATGGCGCCGTGCAGGGCAGCGTGTAATCCTTTATAGCGTTGTACAGACGTGGGGCAGCGCCCCTCGTCAGCCAGGCGCCATGCTGGCTTTGCGCGGGGACGGTGTCGTCATTGGCTCGGTTTCCGGTGGTTGTATTGAAGACGATCTGATTGCACGCCTGAATGACGGGCGTTTGCCTGAGCAAGGTCCCGCCGTGCAATGGGTTACTTACGGTGTGACCAAGGAGGAGGCTGCACGATTCGGACTTCCTTGCGGCGGTACCTTGCGGCTAGTCGAGGAGCGTGTCGACGATTACGCGTGGGTTGAGGCGCTTCTGAATCGCTGTGAAGCTCATGAGATCGTTGCCCGTGAACTGAACCTTGAAACCGGCGAGGTTCGGCTTACGCCAGCCGCAAGGACAGATAGTCTGCAATTTGATGCACATACCTTACGCGCCATTTATGGCCCGCGCTGGCGGTTATTACTGATCGGCGCTGGGCAGCTATCGCGCTACGTTGCAGAAATGGCGCGCATGCTCGATTTCGAAGTGCTGGTTTGTGATCCTCGTGAAGAGTTCGTGCATGGCTGGGATGAGCGAAATGGCCAATTTGTGCCCGGCATGCCTGATGATGCCGTGCTCAGCATTAAAGCGGATGAGCGCACGGCAATCATTGCTCTAACCCATGATCCGCGTCTTGATGATATGGCTTTGTTGACCGCACTGGATTCGCCAGCTTTTTACGTGGGGGCGCTTGGTTCACGCAGAAACAGCCAGCGTCGGCGCGAAAACTTAGCTCAGCTCGGTTTGAGCGAAGCGGCTATCAGCCGCCTGCATGGGCCGATAGGGCTCTATATCGGCAGTCATACTCCCGCTGAAATAGCCCTATCAGTGATGGCTGAGATTGTAGCGATCAAGAATCAGGTGCAGTCGATCCAGAAAAATACCCAGCGTGCTCCTGAGCCACAGACATGA
- a CDS encoding nucleotidyltransferase family protein, translating into MSSLPCVVILAAGQGTRYRQQAGERSDKLLAPCLGNDGVVRPVLEQVLCNIPPQLTRRVLVTSPGRTAVIGLAEAYACQPILLQSEGMGESLAAGVRASADAPGWLILLGDMPFIRPETIERVAAGLLRSSVSVAQKGGRYGHPVAFANSHGSDLMNLRGDRGARSLFTGVSVEAIDVTDQGIFWDIDTPEALVHTPNN; encoded by the coding sequence ATGAGCAGCCTGCCGTGTGTAGTCATTCTGGCAGCAGGGCAGGGCACACGTTACCGGCAGCAAGCAGGTGAACGTTCAGACAAGCTGCTCGCGCCATGCCTTGGGAATGATGGCGTGGTTCGACCGGTGCTTGAACAAGTACTGTGCAATATACCGCCACAATTGACGCGCAGAGTGCTGGTCACATCGCCAGGGCGCACTGCTGTCATCGGTCTGGCTGAAGCTTATGCTTGCCAGCCAATTTTGCTGCAATCAGAGGGGATGGGGGAAAGTCTGGCCGCTGGGGTCCGAGCATCGGCAGATGCTCCAGGGTGGCTGATCCTCCTAGGAGACATGCCGTTTATCAGGCCTGAGACGATTGAGCGGGTAGCCGCTGGCTTGCTTCGATCCTCTGTCAGTGTTGCGCAGAAGGGCGGCCGATACGGCCATCCTGTCGCCTTTGCCAACTCACATGGTTCTGATCTGATGAATCTCAGAGGGGATCGCGGTGCACGGAGCCTCTTCACCGGAGTATCGGTTGAAGCGATTGATGTGACGGATCAAGGTATTTTCTGGGATATCGACACGCCTGAAGCGCTGGTTCACACGCCAAACAATTGA